A genomic stretch from Halanaerobiaceae bacterium ANBcell28 includes:
- the wecB gene encoding UDP-N-acetylglucosamine 2-epimerase (non-hydrolyzing): MKKLKVMTVVGTRPEIIRLSAVINKLEESKAIDHTLVHTGQNYDYELNEVFFKDFKLKKPDYFLNAATGVAVETIGNILIKIDPIMEEVKPDAFLVLGDTNSCLCAIAAKRRHIPIFHMEAGNRCFDQRVPEETNRKIVDHTADINLTYSDIAREYLLREGTPADRVIKTGSPMFEVIKSREDDIKESDVLDRLDLEEGEYFVVSAHREENISSETNFLDLVESLNAIADKYKLPVIISTHPRTRNMIEEKGIEFNPLIKTLKPLGFNDYVKLQVKAKAVLSDSGTISEESSILNFKALNIRQAHERPEAMEEASVMMVGLKKERILQGLEILETQKKDTLRLVEDYSMPNVSDKVLRIILSYTDYANRVVWGKT, from the coding sequence AAGAATCAAAAGCTATAGATCATACATTGGTACACACAGGACAAAATTATGATTATGAATTAAATGAAGTTTTTTTTAAAGATTTCAAACTAAAAAAACCAGACTATTTTCTTAATGCAGCTACAGGAGTGGCTGTAGAGACTATAGGAAATATCTTAATAAAAATAGATCCTATAATGGAAGAAGTTAAACCAGATGCATTTTTAGTACTTGGAGATACTAATAGCTGTTTATGTGCAATAGCAGCTAAGAGAAGACATATTCCTATCTTCCATATGGAAGCAGGGAATAGATGTTTTGATCAAAGAGTACCAGAAGAAACAAATAGAAAGATCGTAGATCATACTGCTGATATTAATTTAACATATAGTGATATTGCAAGAGAATATCTTTTAAGAGAAGGTACACCTGCTGATAGGGTTATTAAGACAGGAAGTCCAATGTTTGAAGTTATAAAATCAAGAGAAGATGATATAAAAGAATCAGATGTATTGGATAGATTAGATCTTGAGGAAGGCGAATACTTTGTAGTATCAGCACATAGAGAAGAAAATATAAGTTCAGAAACTAATTTTCTTGACTTAGTTGAAAGCTTAAATGCTATAGCAGATAAGTATAAACTGCCTGTAATTATAAGTACACACCCAAGAACAAGAAATATGATTGAAGAAAAAGGAATAGAATTTAATCCTTTGATTAAAACATTAAAGCCCTTAGGATTTAATGACTATGTAAAGTTACAAGTTAAAGCTAAAGCAGTTCTTAGCGATAGTGGCACTATAAGCGAAGAATCTTCAATACTAAACTTTAAAGCATTGAATATTAGGCAAGCTCATGAAAGACCAGAAGCAATGGAAGAGGCTTCTGTAATGATGGTAGGTTTGAAGAAAGAGAGAATACTCCAAGGACTTGAGATACTAGAAACACAGAAAAAAGATACTTTAAGGTTAGTTGAGGATTATAGTATGCCTAATGTGTCGGATAAGGTGCTTAGGATTATTCTTTCTTATACGGATTATGCTAATAGAGTAGTTTGGGGGAAAACTTAA
- a CDS encoding glycosyltransferase, translating to MKILHICLANFYIDNYSYQENMLPKFHKELGLDVEIIASLVSFDNTGKSCLLENGGSYVNEYDIPVTRLEYKKNKFSKRLRQYEGTYEAIKKANPDIIFVHGCQFLDIKYVVKYVESNTDVKIYVDNHADFSNSATNWLSKNALHKIIWRYCAKLIEPYTEKFYGVLPSRVDFLEDIYKVPENKTELLLMGADDDKVIEAKKDGVKQDIRNKFGISSSDFLIMTGGKIDLAKKQTLLLMKAIKEIENAHVKLIVFGSVVDELKDKVKALQECNKVQYIGWISSEETYKYFGAADLVIFPGRHSVFWEQVVGLGIPMLVKYWEGTTHVDVGGNCKFIYKDSVEEIKKGIEDLVENSEEYKKMVSISKRCRELFLYSATAKRSIELNS from the coding sequence ATGAAAATATTGCATATATGTTTAGCAAATTTTTATATTGATAATTATTCATATCAAGAAAATATGTTACCAAAGTTTCATAAAGAGCTTGGATTAGATGTAGAAATAATAGCTTCATTAGTTTCGTTTGACAATACAGGAAAGTCATGTTTGTTAGAAAATGGGGGAAGTTATGTTAATGAATATGATATTCCTGTAACTAGATTAGAGTATAAAAAAAATAAGTTTAGTAAGAGATTGCGTCAATATGAAGGAACTTATGAGGCTATTAAAAAAGCTAATCCTGATATTATTTTTGTACATGGATGTCAGTTTTTAGACATAAAATATGTTGTTAAATATGTTGAATCAAATACAGATGTAAAAATTTACGTTGATAATCATGCGGATTTTTCAAATAGTGCTACCAATTGGCTTTCTAAAAATGCTCTACATAAAATTATATGGAGATATTGTGCTAAATTAATTGAACCATATACAGAAAAATTTTATGGTGTTCTACCTTCTAGAGTAGATTTCCTCGAAGACATATATAAAGTCCCAGAAAACAAGACAGAACTGTTATTAATGGGAGCTGACGATGATAAAGTTATTGAAGCTAAAAAAGATGGTGTTAAACAAGATATAAGAAATAAATTCGGGATTAGTTCTAGCGATTTTCTTATAATGACTGGAGGAAAAATAGATTTAGCTAAAAAACAAACTTTGTTATTAATGAAAGCTATTAAAGAAATTGAAAATGCTCATGTGAAGCTTATAGTTTTTGGATCAGTTGTCGATGAACTGAAAGATAAAGTAAAAGCTTTACAAGAATGCAATAAAGTTCAATATATTGGCTGGATTTCATCTGAAGAGACATATAAATACTTTGGAGCTGCAGATTTAGTTATATTTCCAGGTAGACATTCTGTTTTCTGGGAACAAGTTGTAGGATTAGGAATACCTATGCTTGTTAAGTATTGGGAGGGGACTACTCATGTGGATGTCGGAGGAAATTGTAAATTTATATATAAAGATAGTGTTGAAGAAATAAAGAAGGGTATAGAAGACCTAGTAGAAAATAGTGAAGAATATAAAAAAATGGTGTCTATCAGTAAACGTTGCAGGGAACTATTTCTGTATTCTGCAACTGCAAAGAGAAGTATTGAATTAAATAGTTAG